A genome region from Anastrepha obliqua isolate idAnaObli1 chromosome 4, idAnaObli1_1.0, whole genome shotgun sequence includes the following:
- the LOC129244553 gene encoding chromatin-remodeling complex ATPase chain Iswi: MSKEEGKTEVMEANDNSNETTSEATTSSAEKEVDFDNKIETDRGKRFDFLLKQTEIFTHFMTNSSKSPTKPKGRPKKNKDKEKEKDGNADHRHRKTEQEEDEELLAEDTQSKELFRFESSPSYIKNGEMRDYQVRGLNWMISLYENGINGILADEMGLGKTLQTISLLGYLKHFKNQAGPHIVVVPKSTLQNWVNEFKKWCPSLRAVCLIGDQDARNTFIRDILLPGEWDVCVTSYEMCIREKSVFKKFNWRYMVIDEAHRIKNEKSKLSEILREFKTANRLLITGTPLQNNLHELWALLNFLLPDVFNSSEDFDEWFNTNTCLGDDALITRLHAVLKPFLLRRLKAEVERRLKPKKEIKIFVGLSKMQREWYTKVLMKDIDVVNGAGKLEKMRLQNILMQLRKCTNHPYLFDGAEPGPPYTTDTHLVYNSGKMVILDKLLPKLQAQGSRVLIFSQMTRMLDILEDYCLWRNYQYCRLDGQTPHEDRNRQIQEYNADNSSKFIFMLSTRAGGLGINLATADVVIIYDSDWNPQMDLQAMDRAHRIGQKKQVRVFRFITENTVEEKIVERAEVKLRLDKMVIQQGRLVDNRSAQLNKDEMLNIIRFGANHVFASKDSELTDEDIDTILERGEAKTAEDKAKLDQLGESSLRTFTVDTVGGEGGSTSVYQFEGEDYREKQKLNALGNWIEPPKRERKANYAVDAYFREALRVSEPKAPKAPRPPKQPIVQDFQFFPPRLFELLDQEIYYFRKTVGYKVPKNPELGSEATKMQREEQRKIDEAEPLSEEEVAEKESLLTQGFTTWTKRDFNQFIKANEKYGRDDIENIAKDVEGKTPEEVIEYNAVFWERCHELQDIERIMGQIERGEAKIQRRLSIKKALDQKMSRYRAPFHQLRLQYGNNKGKNYVEREDRFLVCMLHKLGFDKENVYEELRDAIRSSPEFRFDWFIKSRTALELQRRCNTLITLIERENLELEEKERQEKKKKAAKNSTGASSTSAPPAKANQKRKSETVPVEKNSKKKKK; this comes from the exons ATGTCCAAAGAAGAAGGAAAAACTGAAGTGATGGAAGCTAATGATAATTCG AATGAAACCACTTCGGAGGCCACCACTTCGTCTGCTGAAAAGGAAGTGGATTTCGACAACAAAATTGAAACTGATCGTGGGAAACGTTTCGATTTTTTGCTTAAGcaaactgaaatttttacacatttcatGACAAACAGCTCGAAAAGCCCCACAAAGCCTAAAGGTCGACCGAAAAAGAACAAAGATAAGGAAAAGGAGAAAGATGGCAATGCAGA CCATCGCCACCGTAAAACAGAGCAGGAAGAAGACGAGGAACTATTGGCTGAGGACACACAGTCGAAAGAGCTTTTCCGCTTTGAGAGCTCACCTAGCTACATTAAAAACGGCGAAATGCGTGACTATCAAGTGCGAGGTTTGAACTGGATGATATCTCTGTACGAAAACGGCATTAATGGAATATTGGCTGATGAGATGGGTTTGGGCAAGACTTTACAAACGATTTCGTTGCTTGGCTATCTCAAGCATTTTAA AAATCAGGCTGGACCACATATTGTTGTTGTACCCAAATCCACATTACAAAACTGGGTTAACGAATTCAAAAAATGGTGTCCTTCACTGCGCGCTGTCTGCTTGATTGGAGATCAAGATGCGCGTAATACATTCATACGCGATATTTTATTGCCAGGCGAATGGGATGTTTGCGTCACATCGTACGAAATGTGCATACGCGAAAAGtcagtttttaagaaatttaattggcgctatatGGTGATAGATGAAGCGCATCGTATCAAAAATGAGAAGTCCAAGCTCTCAGAAATTTTACGCGAGTTTAAGACAGCTAATCGTCTACTAATCACTGGTACACCATTGCAGAATAATTTGCATGAATTGTGGGCTTTGCTTAATTTCTTGTTGCCGGACGTTTTTAACTCATCGGAAGATTTCGATGAATGGTTCAATACGAACACCTGTCTGGGTGATGATGCACTTATAACACGTTTACATGCAGTATTGAAACCATTTCTGTTACGTCGCCTCAAAGCGGAGGTGGAACGTCGTCTTAAGCCTAAGaaggaaattaaaatatttgttggtcTTTCGAAAATGCAACGCGAATGGTACACAAAAGTTCTAATGAAAGATATTGATGTTGTGAATGGTGCGGGTAAACTGGAGAAAATGCgtctacaaaatattttaatgcaacTCCGTAAATGCACCAATCATCCGTATCTGTTCGATGGTGCCGAACCAGGTCCTCCATATACTACCGACACACATTTAGTGTATAACTCGGGCAAAATGGTCATATTGGATAAATTACTGCCCAAGCTGCAAGCACAGGGTTCACGTGTACTTATATTTTCACAAATGACACGCATGTTGGATATACTCGAAGATTATTGCCTATGGCGCAACTACCAGTATTGTCGCTTGGACGGTCAAACACCACACGAAGATCGTAACCGACAGATTCAGGAATACAACGCGGACAACAGttcgaaatttattttcatgcttTCCACACGTGCTGGTGGTTTGGGTATTAATTTAGCCACTGCGGATGTCGTTATCATTTATGACTCCGATTGGAATCCACAAATGGACTTGCAG GCAATGGATCGCGCTCATCGTATCGGCCAGAAGAAGCAAGTCCGAGTTTTCCGTTTCATCACCGAAAATACGGTGGAAGAAAAGATTGTGGAGCGCGCTGAAGTAAAATTACGTCTGGACAAAATGGTCATACAACAAGGGCGCCTGGTCGATAATCGATCTGCACAATTGAATAAAGATGAAATGTTAAATATCATCCGATTTGGGGCTAATCATGTGTTCGCCTCGAAGGACTCTGAACTCACTGATGAAGACATCGATACTATTTTGGAACGAGGTGAAGCAAAGACCGCTGAAGACAAGGCTAAGTTGGACCAATTAGGTGAAAGCTCTTTGCGCACATTTACCGTTGACACTGTGGGCGGCGAGGGAGGTTCGACGTCTGTGTATCAGTTTGAGGGTGAAGATTACCGTGAAAAACAGAAACTAAATGCGCTAGGTAATTGGATCGAGCCACCTAAGCGTGAACGCAAAGCCAACTATGCGGTCGATGCATATTTCCGTGAGGCGTTGCGGGTCTCTGAACCCAAAGCACCTAAAGCGCCGCGTCCACCTAAACAACCTATTGTACAAGATTTCCAGTTCTTTCCGCCACGTCTCTTTGAGTTGCTCGATCAGGAGATATACTATTTCCGCAAAACAGTGGGCTATAAAGTGCCGAAGAATCCAGAACTAGGCTCGGAGGCAACTAAAATGCAACGCGAGGAACAACGTAAGATTGACGAAGCCGAACCACTGTCAGAAGAGGAGGTTGCTGAGAAAGAGTCGCTGCTGACACAGGGATTCACTACATGGACCAAACGTGATTTCAATCAATTTATCAAAGCCAACGAGAAATATGGACGTGACGATATTGAAAACATTGCGAAAGATGTAGAGGGCAAAACTCCTGAAGAGGTAATAGAATATAATGCAGTGTTTTGGGAGCGCTGTCATGAACTGCAGGACATCGAAAGAATTATGGGTCAAATCGAACGCGGCGAAGCAAAGATACAACGAAGACTGTCTATCAAAAAGGCGCTAGATCAGAAA ATGTCCCGTTATCGCGCACCATTCCACCAGTTACGTTTGCAATATGGAAACAATAAGGGCAAAAATTATGTAGAACGTGAGGACCGCTTCCTTGTTTGTATGCTACACAAGTTAGGCTTCGACAAGGAGAATGTATACGAGGAGTTACGGGATGCTATACG TTCGTCGCCAGAATTTCGTTTCGATTGGTTTATTAAATCTCGTACGGCACTGGAATTACAACGTCGTTGCAACACACTTATAACACTAATCGAGCGCGAGAATCTTGAACTCGAAGAAAAGGAACGGCaagagaaaaagaagaaagcCGCTAAGAACTCAACCGGCGCGAGTTCAACAAGTGCACCACCGGCAAAGGCGAACCAGAAGCGCAAATCCGAGACAGTTCCCGTtgaaaagaattcaaaaaagaagaaaaagtaa
- the LOC129244027 gene encoding fatty acid 2-hydroxylase, which yields MPTAVSDLTLPTATPAATATTPFTTMTTQTLPNGEAMQIQNIQRSAEQNDKNLKEGDRQQFIVKYRQRFYDITRFLKNHPGGLNTLRGLNNGDMTTRFLHAPPHSDAAMYLMKEYEIKPTQLQNDTKRRHHHQLHQRQHLQQRGNDDHFVDNEQQEQVFEATPVNGIELIDDVLQEDRNNNQLDESMEHLVDWSKAMLPQISHITRHYDEWVHKPVDRPLRLFGPTYIEMFTKTPWWVIPLFWMPVISKCLWDEFARNWSSSSTSTQTLLAGYFAAGILFWTLLEYVLHRFLFHMKINASTNPWLCTFHFMIHGLHHKVPFDSKRLVFPPLPGVVIATIIYTPISFVLPHPRIVLAGALFGYLCYDLMHYYLHYGNPSFQHTRFMYDMKRYHYQHHFAHQDMGYGISSPFWDIVFNTRIHLRKLRFPLRWR from the exons atgccGACTGCTGTATCAGATCTCACACTGCCAACAGCAACACCTGCCGCCACAGCAACCACACCATTTACAACAATGACAACGCAGACTTTGCCAAATGGCGAAGCCATGCAAATTCAAAACATACAAAGAAGTGCAGAACAAAATGACAAGAATTTAAAGGAAGGCGACAGGCAacaatttattgttaaatatcGACAACGTTTTTATGACATCACGCGTTTCCTGAAAAATCATCCAGGTGGTCTAAATACGCTGCGTGGCCTCAACAATGGCGATATGACAACGCGTTTTCTGCACGCCCCACCGCACTCTGATGCTGCTATGTACCTGATGAAAGAATATGAAATAAAGCCCACACAATTGCAAAATGACACCAAGCGAAGGCATCATCATCAGCTGCATCAAAGGCAACATCTACAACAAAGGGGGAATGATGATCATTTTGTGGATAATGAACAACAGGAGCAGGTGTTTGAAGCGACCCCAGTAAATGGTATTGAACTGATCGATGACGTGTTACAAGAAGATAGAAACAACAATCAGCTGGATGAGAGTATGGAG CACCTGGTGGACTGGTCAAAAGCTATGCTCCCACAAATATCACACATTACACGCCATTATGATGAATGGGTGCACAAGCCGGTCGACAGGCCGTTACGCTTATTTGGGCCAACTTATATAGAGATGTTTACAAAAACACCCTGGTGGGTTATACCACTCTTTTGGATGCCCGTTATTAGCAAATGTCTCTGGGATGAATTCGCACGTAATTGGAGCTCTTCTAGCACAAGCACG CAAACGCTTTTGGCTGGCTACTTTGCTGCCGGTATACTCTTCTGGACCTTACTTGAGTATGTGCTTCATCGATTTTTGTTCCACATGAAAATAAACGCCAGCACCAATCCATGGCTGTGCACATTTCATTTCATGATTCATGGTCTACATCACAAGGTACCTTTCGATTCAAAGCGTCTTGTCTTTCCGCCACTGCCGGGCGTCGTTATTGCCACTATCATATATACACCAATCAGTTTTGTGTTGCCACATCCACGTATTGTATTAGCCGGTGCGCTCTTCGGCTATCTGTGCTACGATCTGATGCACTACTATCTCCACTATGGTAATCCTTCATTCCAACACACACGCTTCATGTACGATATGAAACGCTACCACTATCAGCATCATTTCGCGCACCAGGATATGGGGTATGGCATCAGTAGTCCTTTTTGGGACATCGTATTCAATACAAGGATACACTTGCGTAAACTACGATTTCCATTGCGTTGGCGATAA
- the LOC129244026 gene encoding myb-like protein AA isoform X1, translated as MSGEGVPEARSRNVMSTTSLKPMETLKGIFSVPKMERNRRNFLRENKLSLRELQRVTNKNKMQQQQEQMMREQKYIGRRSQSQQRSNNNNGLDKQGNTRCPSLSRVPSGRAVGGSVTGGFGDGANHHIRNGMSRTNSTTTVKSVHKQVQTEDIQDEQFLYDALKRCSANDCQSRLNDLQPNLAQSSHHTAFDGQSRNSFYPPPIDDIDQRGFENTDEHLYTARQQSQMQDQYEQHHKKHQYAEQHYNGQQQEDAPDIEDVVGTESVERLYVPEASSKYNFAPTPRSQQHFTNGYNMVDSDGLPATTTMQSSYEPPDQQQQHQQQPVRYRMQPHVQDDVRSTFENMSLNNGTSGGIDDGDVGADGGITGGVEAVCISGRSRRTNFSQNSQQSNTDLTKKRSNGSIHKLGSRDNLSLPRYLEREKREKEEQLQRQSERDPNCPPGHYPLSDKERQAALQSAETRFKALVNELNHMPMTTETLRMRVRKAEIEKELKLLETDIRVFSKTKVYIKHKE; from the exons ATGAGCGGCGAAGGAGTACCTGAGGCGCGTAGTAGAAATGTGATGTCGACAACATCGTTGAAACCCATGGAAACGTTGAAGGGTATTTTCAGTGTGCCCA AGATGGAGCGGAATCGTCGAAACTTTCTACGTGAGAATAAATTGAGTTTACGAGAATTGCAACGTGTAACCAACAAGAATAAGATGCAACAGCAGCAAGAGCAAATGATGCGAGAACAAAAATATATTGGGCGACGTTCACAATCCCAGCAacgtagcaacaacaacaatggatTAGAC aagcAAGGAAACACCCGCTGTCCATCATTGTCTCGAGTGCCCAGCGGTCGTGCTGTTGGCGGTTCTGTAACCGGTGGTTTCGGTGATGGTGCCAATCATCACATCCGAAATGGCATGTCGCGTACGAATAGCACAACTACAGTAAAATCTGTGCATAAACAAGTCCAAACTGAAGATATACAAGACGAACAATTTCTATATGATGCGTTGAAGCG GTGTTCTGCCAACGATTGTCAGTCTCGTTTAAATGACCTACAGCCAAACCTTGCTCAAAGCTCGCACCATACAGCATTCGATGGGCAGAGCCGCAACTCTTTTTACCCACCACCAATTGATGATATAGATCAAAGAGGATTTGAAAATACCGATGAACACCTATACACTGCGCGGCAACAGTCTCAGATGCAAGATCAATATGAGCAGCATCATAAGAAGCACCAGTATGCGGAACAACATTATAATGGTCAACAACAGGAAGATGCGCCTGATATTGAAGATGTAGTTGGCACTGAGAGCGTTGAGCGCTTATATGTGCCAGAAGCATCATCCAAATACAACTTTGCGCCAACCCCACGTTCTCAGCAGCACTTCACTAATGGTTACAATATGGTGGACAGTGATGGATTGCCAGCTACGACAACAATGCAATCATCATACGAACCGCCTGatcaacaacagcagcatcagCAACAGCCAGTGCGTTACCGCATGCAACCACATGTACAGGATGATGTGCGTAGCACTTTCGAGAATATGTCGTTAAACAATGGTACTAGTGGCGGTATCGACGACGGCGATGTTGGCGCTGATGGCGGTATTACCGGCGGCGTGGAAGCCGTTTGCATATCTGGACGTAGCCGTCgcacaaatttttcacaaaactctCAGCAAAGCAATACTGACTTAACGAAGAAACGTTCCAATGGCAGCATACACAAGCTCGGTT CTCGCGATAACTTGAGTCTGCCACGCTATTTGGAGCGTGAGAAACGGGAAAAGGAGGAACAACTCCAACGTCAAAGCGAGCGTGATCCGAATTGCCCGCCAGGGCATTATCCGTTATCGGACAAAGAGCGACAAGCAGCACTGCAATCAGCTGAAACTA GATTCAAAGCGCTTGTCAATGAACTGAATCACATGCCGATGACCACTGAAACATTACGTATGCGCGTTCGCAAAGCGGAAATCGAAAAAGAACTGAAGCTACTTGAAACCGACATAAGAGTATTCTCCAAAACCAAGGTGTATATAAAACATAAAGAATAG
- the LOC129244026 gene encoding uncharacterized protein LOC129244026 isoform X2, whose protein sequence is MSGEGVPEARSRNVMSTTSLKPMETLKGIFSVPKMERNRRNFLRENKLSLRELQRVTNKNKMQQQQEQMMREQKYIGRRSQSQQRSNNNNGLDQGNTRCPSLSRVPSGRAVGGSVTGGFGDGANHHIRNGMSRTNSTTTVKSVHKQVQTEDIQDEQFLYDALKRCSANDCQSRLNDLQPNLAQSSHHTAFDGQSRNSFYPPPIDDIDQRGFENTDEHLYTARQQSQMQDQYEQHHKKHQYAEQHYNGQQQEDAPDIEDVVGTESVERLYVPEASSKYNFAPTPRSQQHFTNGYNMVDSDGLPATTTMQSSYEPPDQQQQHQQQPVRYRMQPHVQDDVRSTFENMSLNNGTSGGIDDGDVGADGGITGGVEAVCISGRSRRTNFSQNSQQSNTDLTKKRSNGSIHKLGSRDNLSLPRYLEREKREKEEQLQRQSERDPNCPPGHYPLSDKERQAALQSAETRFKALVNELNHMPMTTETLRMRVRKAEIEKELKLLETDIRVFSKTKVYIKHKE, encoded by the exons ATGAGCGGCGAAGGAGTACCTGAGGCGCGTAGTAGAAATGTGATGTCGACAACATCGTTGAAACCCATGGAAACGTTGAAGGGTATTTTCAGTGTGCCCA AGATGGAGCGGAATCGTCGAAACTTTCTACGTGAGAATAAATTGAGTTTACGAGAATTGCAACGTGTAACCAACAAGAATAAGATGCAACAGCAGCAAGAGCAAATGATGCGAGAACAAAAATATATTGGGCGACGTTCACAATCCCAGCAacgtagcaacaacaacaatggatTAGAC cAAGGAAACACCCGCTGTCCATCATTGTCTCGAGTGCCCAGCGGTCGTGCTGTTGGCGGTTCTGTAACCGGTGGTTTCGGTGATGGTGCCAATCATCACATCCGAAATGGCATGTCGCGTACGAATAGCACAACTACAGTAAAATCTGTGCATAAACAAGTCCAAACTGAAGATATACAAGACGAACAATTTCTATATGATGCGTTGAAGCG GTGTTCTGCCAACGATTGTCAGTCTCGTTTAAATGACCTACAGCCAAACCTTGCTCAAAGCTCGCACCATACAGCATTCGATGGGCAGAGCCGCAACTCTTTTTACCCACCACCAATTGATGATATAGATCAAAGAGGATTTGAAAATACCGATGAACACCTATACACTGCGCGGCAACAGTCTCAGATGCAAGATCAATATGAGCAGCATCATAAGAAGCACCAGTATGCGGAACAACATTATAATGGTCAACAACAGGAAGATGCGCCTGATATTGAAGATGTAGTTGGCACTGAGAGCGTTGAGCGCTTATATGTGCCAGAAGCATCATCCAAATACAACTTTGCGCCAACCCCACGTTCTCAGCAGCACTTCACTAATGGTTACAATATGGTGGACAGTGATGGATTGCCAGCTACGACAACAATGCAATCATCATACGAACCGCCTGatcaacaacagcagcatcagCAACAGCCAGTGCGTTACCGCATGCAACCACATGTACAGGATGATGTGCGTAGCACTTTCGAGAATATGTCGTTAAACAATGGTACTAGTGGCGGTATCGACGACGGCGATGTTGGCGCTGATGGCGGTATTACCGGCGGCGTGGAAGCCGTTTGCATATCTGGACGTAGCCGTCgcacaaatttttcacaaaactctCAGCAAAGCAATACTGACTTAACGAAGAAACGTTCCAATGGCAGCATACACAAGCTCGGTT CTCGCGATAACTTGAGTCTGCCACGCTATTTGGAGCGTGAGAAACGGGAAAAGGAGGAACAACTCCAACGTCAAAGCGAGCGTGATCCGAATTGCCCGCCAGGGCATTATCCGTTATCGGACAAAGAGCGACAAGCAGCACTGCAATCAGCTGAAACTA GATTCAAAGCGCTTGTCAATGAACTGAATCACATGCCGATGACCACTGAAACATTACGTATGCGCGTTCGCAAAGCGGAAATCGAAAAAGAACTGAAGCTACTTGAAACCGACATAAGAGTATTCTCCAAAACCAAGGTGTATATAAAACATAAAGAATAG